Proteins from a genomic interval of Pseudomonas asplenii:
- the gspE gene encoding type II secretion system ATPase GspE — translation MNALMSPNPDRLAIDWLVNEGRLKCIDIDRAQQLQDASARHDSTELLARLGLVSEQDLAQAWSTLLETPLLTLADAPEQLEAPPELAPRFLKEHGLVPLSSTGSELHVWIANPNQPDALQALEYACQCPVRLSIGQRSDIEQLIERYYGRGRSAMSTLIENLEEAPDHQNTDIEHLKDLASEAPVIRLVNLLLQRAVEQRASDIHIEPFENQLTIRYRVDGVLQLAEAPPVGSSAAVISRIKIMARLDIAERRLPQDGRIMLRVQGKELDLRVSTVPTSFGESVVMRLLDRQTVTFDFQSLGFDGEHLDALLAVLERPHGILLVTGPTGSGKTTTLYTALARLNTAERKIITVEDPVEYQLEGINQIQVKPGIGLDFASVLRSIVRQDPDVIMIGEMRDLETCRIAIQSSLTGHLVLSTLHTNSAAASITRLLDMGVESYLIASTVNGILAQRLVRRLDPEWREHFDAPPELVAEHQLERFTDERPIRLYRPRADAPGSGYRGRSALSELLVMNDNLRSLLMRHADAMTLEQAARADGLRTLYEDGLRQALAGITSLEEVLRVTQGE, via the coding sequence ATGAACGCCCTGATGTCCCCGAATCCGGACAGGCTGGCCATCGACTGGCTGGTCAACGAAGGTCGCCTGAAATGCATCGATATCGACCGAGCCCAGCAATTGCAGGACGCCAGCGCACGGCACGACTCGACCGAACTGCTCGCGCGCCTGGGGCTGGTATCCGAGCAGGACCTGGCCCAGGCCTGGTCGACCCTGCTGGAAACGCCCCTGCTGACGCTGGCGGACGCGCCCGAACAGTTGGAGGCGCCACCGGAACTGGCGCCGCGCTTTCTCAAGGAACATGGCCTGGTCCCGCTGTCCTCCACGGGCAGCGAGCTGCATGTGTGGATCGCCAATCCGAACCAGCCCGATGCCCTGCAGGCACTGGAATATGCCTGCCAATGCCCGGTGCGCCTGTCCATTGGCCAGCGCAGCGATATCGAGCAACTGATCGAACGCTACTATGGCCGCGGCCGCAGCGCGATGAGCACGCTGATCGAGAACCTGGAAGAAGCACCCGACCACCAGAACACCGATATCGAACACCTCAAGGACCTCGCCTCGGAAGCCCCGGTGATCCGCCTGGTCAACCTGCTGCTGCAACGGGCCGTCGAACAACGGGCCTCGGACATTCATATCGAGCCGTTCGAGAACCAGCTCACCATCCGTTACCGCGTCGATGGCGTGCTACAACTGGCCGAGGCGCCCCCCGTCGGTTCATCGGCAGCGGTGATCTCGCGAATCAAGATCATGGCCCGGCTGGATATCGCCGAGCGCCGCCTGCCGCAGGACGGCCGCATCATGCTCCGTGTGCAGGGCAAGGAGCTGGACCTGCGGGTCTCCACCGTGCCCACCAGTTTCGGCGAGTCGGTGGTGATGCGCCTGCTCGACCGCCAGACCGTGACGTTCGATTTCCAGAGCCTGGGCTTCGACGGCGAGCACCTGGACGCCCTGCTGGCCGTGCTCGAACGCCCCCACGGCATCCTGCTGGTCACCGGCCCCACCGGTTCCGGCAAGACCACCACGCTGTACACCGCGCTGGCCCGGCTGAACACCGCCGAGCGCAAGATCATCACGGTCGAGGACCCGGTCGAATACCAGCTGGAGGGGATCAATCAGATCCAGGTCAAGCCGGGCATCGGCCTGGATTTCGCCAGCGTGCTGCGCTCCATCGTGCGCCAGGACCCGGACGTGATCATGATCGGCGAGATGCGCGATCTGGAAACCTGCCGCATTGCCATCCAGTCTTCACTGACCGGCCACCTGGTGCTTTCCACCCTGCACACCAACAGCGCCGCCGCGAGCATCACGCGCCTGTTGGACATGGGCGTCGAAAGCTACCTGATCGCCTCGACGGTGAACGGCATTCTCGCCCAGCGCCTGGTGCGTCGGCTGGACCCCGAATGGCGGGAGCACTTCGACGCTCCGCCGGAACTGGTCGCCGAGCACCAACTGGAGCGTTTCACCGACGAGCGCCCGATCCGCCTCTACCGTCCCCGCGCGGATGCCCCCGGCAGCGGTTATCGTGGGCGTAGCGCGCTCAGCGAATTGCTGGTGATGAACGACAACCTGCGTTCGCTGCTCATGCGCCATGCCGACGCCATGACGCTGGAGCAGGCGGCCCGCGCCGACGGGCTGCGTACCCTGTACGAGGATGGTTTGCGCCAGGCGCTGGCGGGTATCACCAGCCTGGAAGAAGTCCTGCGCGTCACCCAGGGCGAATAG
- the coaA gene encoding type I pantothenate kinase, which produces MTADDYLVMSRTEWAGLRANTPLTLSEEDLAALRGVNEDISLEDVANVYLPLSRLISLHVGAARNLAGIKDTFLGRASPRGPYILAIAGSVAVGKSTFARVLQALMARWPDHPNVALVTTDGFLYPNSKLVADGIMHRKGFPESYDRRQMVKFLADTKAAEGEVQAPVYSHVSYDIVPGQYQTVDRPDILIFEGLNVLQTDGTDGPKPSTIVSDFFDFSIYLDADEQDIEQWYVDRFLLLQKTAFRARGAYFRKLADLSPEEAPEAGRQIWRDINRVNLLENILPTRERADLVVRKSRDHSVSEIWLR; this is translated from the coding sequence ATGACCGCTGATGACTATCTGGTAATGAGCCGCACGGAGTGGGCCGGCTTGCGCGCCAATACCCCGCTGACGCTGTCGGAAGAAGACCTTGCGGCACTGCGCGGGGTCAACGAAGACATTTCCCTCGAAGATGTTGCCAATGTCTACCTGCCGCTGTCGCGGCTGATCAGCCTGCATGTCGGGGCAGCACGCAACCTGGCCGGGATCAAGGACACCTTCCTCGGCCGGGCCAGCCCACGCGGCCCTTATATCCTGGCCATCGCCGGCAGCGTCGCGGTGGGCAAAAGCACCTTCGCCCGCGTACTGCAGGCGCTGATGGCACGCTGGCCGGACCATCCGAACGTGGCCCTGGTCACCACTGATGGGTTTCTCTACCCCAACAGCAAACTGGTCGCCGACGGCATCATGCACCGCAAGGGTTTCCCGGAAAGCTACGATCGCCGGCAGATGGTCAAATTCCTCGCCGACACCAAGGCCGCCGAAGGCGAAGTGCAGGCACCGGTCTATTCCCATGTCAGCTATGACATCGTCCCGGGCCAGTACCAGACGGTGGATCGCCCGGATATCCTGATCTTCGAAGGCCTGAACGTGCTACAGACCGATGGCACCGACGGACCGAAACCGAGCACCATCGTCTCCGACTTCTTCGACTTTTCGATCTACCTGGATGCCGACGAGCAGGATATCGAGCAATGGTACGTCGACCGTTTCCTGCTGCTGCAGAAGACCGCGTTCCGCGCGCGCGGCGCGTACTTTCGCAAGTTGGCCGACCTGTCGCCGGAAGAGGCCCCCGAAGCCGGGCGGCAGATTTGGCGTGATATCAACCGCGTCAACCTGCTGGAAAACATCCTGCCGACCCGCGAGCGCGCCGACCTGGTGGTACGCAAGTCCCGCGATCATTCGGTCAGCGAGATCTGGCTGCGCTGA
- the nadA gene encoding quinolinate synthase NadA, with product MTQISERLLVQAHLDAKQPKPLSAEQEATLRAEIAAGLKARDAVLVAHFYCDPIIQALAEETGGCVSDSLEMARFGAAHPAKTVLVAGVRFMGETAKILTPEKRILMPTLEATCSLDLGCPVDEFSAFCDQHPERTVVVYANTSAAVKARADWVVTSSCALEIVESLMDNGEKIIWAPDKHLGRYIQKQTGADMLLWDGACIVHEEFKSRQLEDMKALYPDAAILVHPESPESVIDLADAVGSTSQLIKAAQTLPNKTFIVATDRGIFYKMQQLCPDKVFIEAPTAGNGAACRSCAHCPWMAMNTLERTLQCLREGSNEIFVDPSIIPKAVRPLKRMLDFTQAARMKLSGNA from the coding sequence ATGACGCAAATTTCCGAACGCCTTCTGGTTCAAGCCCATCTCGACGCCAAGCAACCCAAACCGTTGAGTGCCGAGCAGGAGGCAACGCTGCGTGCCGAAATCGCCGCCGGGCTCAAGGCCCGGGACGCGGTACTGGTTGCCCACTTCTACTGCGACCCGATCATTCAGGCCCTGGCCGAAGAAACCGGCGGTTGCGTATCCGACTCCCTGGAAATGGCCCGTTTCGGTGCCGCCCACCCGGCCAAGACCGTGCTGGTGGCCGGCGTTCGGTTCATGGGCGAGACGGCGAAAATCCTCACGCCGGAAAAACGCATCCTGATGCCGACCCTGGAGGCGACCTGCTCGCTGGACCTGGGCTGCCCGGTGGACGAGTTTTCCGCCTTTTGCGACCAGCACCCGGAACGCACCGTGGTGGTGTACGCCAACACCTCGGCGGCGGTCAAGGCTCGTGCGGATTGGGTGGTGACCTCCAGTTGCGCGCTGGAAATCGTCGAAAGCCTGATGGACAACGGCGAGAAGATCATCTGGGCGCCGGACAAGCACCTGGGGCGCTATATCCAGAAGCAGACCGGTGCCGACATGCTCTTGTGGGACGGTGCCTGCATCGTTCACGAGGAGTTCAAGTCCCGGCAGTTGGAAGATATGAAGGCGCTGTATCCCGATGCGGCGATTCTGGTCCATCCCGAATCCCCCGAGTCGGTGATCGACCTGGCCGACGCGGTCGGTTCCACCAGTCAGTTGATCAAGGCCGCGCAGACCCTGCCGAACAAGACCTTTATCGTCGCCACTGATCGCGGCATCTTCTACAAGATGCAGCAGTTGTGCCCGGACAAGGTCTTTATCGAGGCGCCGACCGCCGGCAATGGTGCGGCCTGCCGCAGTTGCGCCCATTGCCCGTGGATGGCGATGAACACCCTGGAGCGCACCCTGCAATGCCTGCGCGAGGGCAGCAACGAGATTTTCGTCGATCCGTCGATCATTCCCAAGGCGGTACGTCCGCTCAAGCGCATGCTGGACTTTACCCAGGCGGCGCGAATGAAGCTGAGCGGCAACGCCTGA
- a CDS encoding M48 family metalloprotease: MTFLRPTLLTLACLLASPGFADDLPSLGDASSAIVSPQQEYQLGRAWLSLLRSQVKQLNDPQLKDYVETTVYKLVETSQVQDRRLVFILIDSNQLNAFAAPGGIIGINGGLFLNAQTEGEYASVLAHELAHLSQRHFARGVEAQQRMQLPMMAALLTGIIVAAAGGGDAGIATIAGTQAAAFQEKQRFSRQNEQEADRIGILNLEKAGYDPRNMPTMFERLMRIYRFDAKPPEFLLTHPVTESRIADTRNRAEQATPGGIEDSLRYQLIRARVMLSYEDSPGLAAKRFRAQLDENPKSEIARYGLAIAQIKGSQLNDARENLKPLLAKSPNEIIYNLAQIELDISSGHLPDAVQRTDRMLALYPGNYPLKQVKVDLLGKQNKPAEAEKVLVDLLKTRPDDPDIWYQIAETRGQSGNIIGLHQARAEYFALVGDFKQAIQQLDFAKRRAPNFQLASRIDARQKEMIDQERLVKDMLGG; encoded by the coding sequence ATGACATTTCTGCGCCCCACACTGCTGACGCTCGCCTGCCTGCTCGCCTCCCCTGGCTTCGCCGACGACCTGCCGTCACTCGGTGACGCCAGTTCCGCCATCGTCTCTCCCCAGCAGGAGTATCAGTTGGGTCGTGCCTGGTTGAGCCTGCTGCGCAGCCAGGTCAAGCAACTGAACGATCCACAGCTCAAGGACTATGTGGAAACCACGGTCTACAAGCTGGTCGAAACCAGCCAGGTCCAGGATCGGCGCCTGGTATTCATCCTGATCGACAGCAACCAGCTCAACGCCTTCGCTGCGCCAGGCGGGATCATCGGGATCAACGGCGGTCTGTTCCTCAATGCCCAGACCGAGGGCGAATACGCGTCGGTCCTGGCCCACGAACTGGCGCACCTGTCGCAGCGTCACTTCGCCCGTGGTGTGGAAGCCCAGCAACGCATGCAACTGCCGATGATGGCGGCGCTGCTGACCGGGATCATCGTCGCCGCCGCCGGCGGGGGTGATGCCGGTATTGCCACCATTGCCGGGACCCAGGCCGCCGCTTTCCAGGAGAAACAGCGCTTCTCCCGCCAGAACGAGCAGGAAGCCGACCGGATCGGCATCCTCAACCTGGAAAAGGCCGGCTACGACCCGCGCAACATGCCGACCATGTTCGAACGCCTGATGCGCATCTACCGCTTCGATGCCAAGCCACCGGAATTCCTCCTGACCCACCCGGTCACCGAATCGCGGATCGCCGACACCCGCAACCGCGCCGAACAGGCCACGCCCGGCGGTATCGAAGACAGCCTGCGCTACCAGTTGATCCGTGCCCGCGTGATGCTCTCCTATGAGGACTCACCGGGGCTCGCAGCCAAGCGCTTTCGCGCCCAGCTGGACGAAAACCCCAAGTCCGAAATCGCTCGTTATGGCCTGGCCATCGCCCAGATCAAGGGCAGCCAGTTGAATGACGCCCGGGAGAACCTCAAGCCATTGCTGGCCAAGTCACCCAACGAGATCATCTACAACCTGGCCCAGATCGAGCTCGACATCAGTAGCGGCCACCTCCCGGATGCCGTACAACGGACCGATCGGATGCTGGCGCTGTATCCTGGCAACTATCCGCTGAAACAGGTCAAGGTCGATCTGCTGGGCAAGCAGAACAAACCGGCCGAGGCCGAGAAGGTGTTGGTCGACCTGCTCAAGACCCGCCCGGACGACCCGGATATCTGGTATCAGATCGCCGAAACCCGCGGCCAGTCCGGTAATATCATTGGCCTGCACCAGGCACGGGCCGAGTACTTCGCGCTGGTCGGCGACTTCAAGCAGGCAATCCAGCAACTGGATTTCGCCAAGCGCCGTGCCCCGAACTTCCAGCTGGCGTCGCGCATCGATGCACGGCAGAAGGAAATGATCGATCAGGAACGGCTGGTCAAGGACATGCTGGGCGGCTGA
- a CDS encoding sulfurtransferase TusA family protein, producing the protein MTDAVEYDAELDASGLNCPLPLLKAKLELNRLASGAVLKVIATDAGSQRDFRTFVKLAGHTLVREEEEAGVYRYWLRKA; encoded by the coding sequence ATGACCGACGCTGTAGAGTACGACGCCGAGCTGGACGCCAGCGGCCTGAACTGCCCGCTGCCGCTGCTCAAGGCCAAGCTTGAGCTCAATCGCCTGGCGAGCGGCGCGGTGCTCAAGGTCATTGCCACCGACGCCGGCTCACAACGCGACTTCCGCACCTTCGTCAAACTGGCCGGGCATACCCTGGTGCGCGAAGAGGAAGAGGCCGGGGTCTATCGCTACTGGCTGCGCAAGGCCTGA
- a CDS encoding AI-2E family transporter: protein MFKVLRDWIQRYFSDEEAVVLAVLLFLAFTAVLTLGKMLAPVLAGMVLAYLMQGLVFGLERMRLPGAAAVGLVFALFMGGLLLFMLVVVPLLWHQLITLFNELPGMLVKWQSLLLLLPERYPHLVSDEQVLQAIEVARGEIGKFGQWALTFSLSSLPLLVNMMIYLVLVPILVFFFLKDRAKIRDWVGGYLPRERALITRVAEEMNHQIANYIRGKVIEIIICGGVTYIAFVALGLNYAALLALLVGVSVVVPYVGAVVVTVPVMLIALFQWGWSDQFIYLMAVYGIIQTLDGNVLVPLLFSGAVNLHPVAIICAVLLFGGLWGFWGVFFAIPLATLFKAVLDAWPRKEPIVAPLL, encoded by the coding sequence ATGTTCAAAGTGTTACGTGACTGGATCCAGCGCTATTTCTCCGATGAGGAAGCGGTGGTATTGGCGGTCCTGCTGTTTCTGGCGTTCACCGCCGTACTGACCCTCGGCAAGATGCTCGCTCCGGTATTGGCGGGCATGGTCCTGGCCTATCTGATGCAGGGGCTGGTGTTTGGTCTGGAGCGCATGCGCCTGCCCGGCGCAGCGGCGGTCGGCCTGGTGTTCGCGCTGTTCATGGGCGGCTTGCTGCTGTTCATGCTGGTGGTGGTACCGCTGCTCTGGCATCAGTTGATCACCCTGTTCAACGAACTGCCGGGGATGTTGGTCAAGTGGCAGTCGTTGTTGCTGTTGCTGCCGGAACGTTATCCACACCTGGTCTCCGACGAACAGGTGCTGCAGGCGATCGAAGTGGCGCGGGGCGAAATCGGCAAGTTCGGCCAGTGGGCGTTGACCTTCTCGCTGTCCAGCCTGCCGTTGCTGGTCAACATGATGATCTACCTGGTGCTGGTGCCGATCCTGGTGTTCTTCTTTCTCAAGGATCGGGCGAAGATCCGTGACTGGGTGGGCGGCTACCTGCCGCGTGAGCGGGCGCTTATCACCCGCGTGGCGGAAGAAATGAATCATCAGATCGCCAACTACATCCGTGGCAAGGTGATCGAGATCATTATCTGCGGCGGGGTGACCTACATCGCTTTTGTCGCGCTGGGCCTCAACTATGCGGCCTTGCTAGCTCTGCTGGTGGGGGTGTCGGTGGTGGTGCCTTATGTCGGTGCGGTGGTGGTGACCGTGCCGGTCATGCTGATCGCGCTGTTCCAGTGGGGCTGGAGCGACCAGTTCATCTACCTGATGGCGGTCTACGGGATTATCCAGACGCTTGATGGCAACGTGCTGGTGCCGCTGCTGTTCTCCGGGGCGGTGAACCTGCATCCGGTGGCGATTATCTGCGCGGTGCTGTTGTTTGGCGGGTTGTGGGGCTTCTGGGGGGTGTTCTTCGCGATTCCGCTGGCCACGCTGTTCAAGGCCGTGCTGGATGCCTGGCCGCGCAAGGAGCCGATCGTGGCGCCGTTGTTGTAG
- a CDS encoding peroxiredoxin, giving the protein MTVVINEVVTDFEAPATSGQTVSLSGLKGKQVVIYFYPKDSTPGCTTEGQGFRDQYAAFQAANTEVFGVSRDSLKSHENFKCKQEFPFELISDKDEAVCQLFDVIKLKKLYGKEYLGVDRSTFLIDAKGVLREEWRGVKVPGHVDAVLAAAQALNKA; this is encoded by the coding sequence ATGACTGTTGTCATCAATGAAGTTGTCACCGATTTCGAGGCACCGGCCACCAGCGGCCAGACCGTCAGCCTGTCAGGCCTGAAGGGCAAGCAGGTGGTGATCTACTTCTATCCCAAGGACAGCACCCCGGGCTGCACCACCGAAGGCCAGGGCTTTCGCGACCAGTACGCGGCGTTCCAGGCGGCCAATACCGAGGTGTTCGGGGTGTCGCGCGACAGCCTGAAGTCCCACGAGAACTTCAAGTGCAAGCAGGAGTTTCCCTTCGAGCTGATCAGCGACAAGGATGAAGCGGTTTGCCAGCTGTTTGACGTGATCAAGTTGAAGAAGCTCTACGGCAAGGAATACCTGGGCGTCGACCGCAGCACTTTCCTGATCGATGCGAAAGGCGTGTTGCGTGAGGAATGGCGCGGCGTGAAGGTGCCAGGCCACGTGGATGCGGTGCTGGCGGCAGCGCAGGCGCTGAACAAGGCCTGA
- a CDS encoding glycine cleavage system protein R, producing MSTPTVREQFLVISALGPNPIELTNVLCRASHENRCAVSTSRLTRHGEYSALVLQISGSWDALARLEAGLPNLAKKHAFIVNVVRSGSLENRPQALPYVAYVSSAYRSDIINELCQFFIDHNVELENLTCDTYLAPHTGGTMLNATFTVTLPPGVQISWLRDQFLDFADAMNLDALIEPWRPQNPM from the coding sequence ATGTCCACCCCCACTGTCCGCGAACAATTCCTTGTCATCAGTGCCCTCGGCCCCAACCCCATCGAGCTGACCAACGTTCTGTGCCGCGCCAGCCATGAAAACCGCTGTGCCGTCTCGACTTCGCGCCTGACCCGCCATGGCGAGTACAGCGCGCTGGTCCTGCAGATTTCCGGCAGCTGGGATGCCCTGGCCCGACTCGAGGCCGGCTTGCCGAACCTGGCGAAGAAGCATGCCTTCATCGTCAACGTGGTACGCAGCGGCTCCCTGGAGAACCGCCCACAAGCCCTGCCATATGTCGCCTATGTCAGTTCGGCCTACCGTTCGGACATCATCAACGAGCTGTGCCAGTTCTTCATCGATCACAATGTCGAACTGGAGAACCTGACCTGCGATACCTACCTGGCCCCGCACACCGGTGGCACCATGCTCAACGCCACCTTTACCGTGACCCTGCCGCCTGGCGTGCAGATCAGCTGGTTGCGTGACCAGTTCCTGGACTTCGCCGACGCGATGAACCTCGATGCGCTGATCGAACCCTGGCGCCCACAGAACCCCATGTAA
- the dapA gene encoding 4-hydroxy-tetrahydrodipicolinate synthase, translating to MIAGSMVALVTPMDAQGRLDWDSLSKLVDFHLQNGTNAIVAVGTTGESATLDVHEHIEVIRRVVDQVAGRIPVIAGTGANSTREAIELTTNAKSAGADACLLVTPYYNKPTQEGLYQHFRTIAEAVDIAQILYNVPGRTACDMQAETVIRLSSVPNIIAIKEATGDLERAKAILAGVSSDFLVYSGDDATAVELMLLGGKGNISVTANVAPRDMSELCAAALRGDAETARAIHQKLMPLNKTLFIESNPIPVKWALHEMGLMPDGIRLPLTWLSAACHEPLRQAMRQSGVLV from the coding sequence ATGATTGCGGGCAGTATGGTGGCACTGGTCACACCCATGGATGCACAGGGTCGTCTTGACTGGGACAGCCTGAGCAAACTGGTGGACTTCCACCTGCAAAACGGCACCAATGCCATTGTCGCGGTCGGCACCACGGGTGAATCGGCGACCCTCGACGTGCACGAGCACATCGAAGTGATTCGTCGGGTGGTCGACCAGGTGGCGGGACGCATCCCGGTGATCGCCGGCACGGGTGCCAACTCGACGCGTGAAGCGATCGAGCTGACCACCAACGCCAAGAGCGCTGGGGCCGATGCGTGCCTGCTGGTGACCCCGTACTACAACAAGCCGACCCAGGAAGGCCTGTACCAGCATTTCCGCACCATCGCCGAAGCGGTCGACATTGCGCAGATCCTCTACAACGTGCCGGGCCGCACCGCGTGCGACATGCAGGCCGAGACCGTGATCCGCCTGTCGAGCGTGCCGAACATCATCGCTATCAAGGAAGCCACCGGCGACCTGGAGCGTGCCAAGGCTATCCTGGCCGGTGTGAGCAGCGACTTTCTGGTCTACTCCGGCGATGACGCCACGGCGGTCGAGCTGATGCTGCTCGGCGGCAAGGGCAATATTTCGGTCACTGCCAACGTTGCCCCGCGTGACATGAGCGAGTTGTGCGCCGCCGCGCTGCGTGGTGATGCCGAGACGGCCCGCGCGATCCACCAGAAACTGATGCCGCTGAACAAGACCCTGTTCATCGAATCCAACCCAATCCCCGTGAAATGGGCGCTGCATGAGATGGGCCTGATGCCGGACGGTATCCGTCTGCCGCTCACCTGGCTCAGCGCTGCCTGTCACGAACCGCTGCGGCAGGCCATGCGCCAGTCCGGCGTCCTGGTTTAA
- the bamC gene encoding outer membrane protein assembly factor BamC — MKRLAGLSALALIISSTSGCGWIWGPEGYFRDRGSDYLEAQQTPAMQLPPDVSTSKRLDPLLPIPRNVASETVKGPYEVPRPQPLQVAASASDYSLQKSGDSSWILGQHPPAEVWSVAMQFFQDNGFRIDAQRPQTGEFTTAWQHSDELSASLAKRLGSSGAAGNETRVRVRIEPGVQRNTSEIYVVSAERPVGSSANVDFTARSVNTGLDSALVDEMLSSMSRSAEKGGSVSLLAARDFDTPSRVSLSQDGSGNPVLNVGEDLDRAWSSVGRALEQGQWRVEDINRSLGLYYINLAEKAERKNEEPGFFGKLFGSKPAKEEIEARAERYQVRLSKVGDSVQVTVEKDINTVAPADVARRVLGVIQDNLG; from the coding sequence ATGAAGCGATTGGCCGGACTTTCCGCACTTGCCTTGATTATCAGCAGTACCAGCGGCTGCGGCTGGATTTGGGGTCCGGAAGGTTATTTCCGCGACCGTGGCAGCGATTACCTGGAGGCGCAACAGACGCCAGCCATGCAACTGCCGCCGGATGTTTCCACCAGCAAGCGGCTTGACCCGCTGTTGCCGATCCCGCGCAACGTCGCCAGCGAAACCGTCAAGGGCCCGTACGAAGTGCCACGTCCGCAGCCGTTGCAGGTCGCGGCCAGTGCCAGCGACTACAGCCTGCAGAAGAGCGGCGACTCGAGCTGGATCCTCGGCCAGCACCCGCCGGCTGAAGTCTGGTCGGTGGCGATGCAGTTCTTCCAGGACAATGGCTTCCGCATCGACGCGCAGCGTCCGCAGACCGGTGAGTTCACCACCGCCTGGCAGCACTCCGACGAGCTGTCGGCGAGCCTGGCCAAACGTCTGGGCAGCAGTGGCGCTGCCGGCAACGAAACCCGCGTGCGGGTGCGTATCGAGCCGGGCGTACAGCGCAATACCAGCGAAATCTACGTGGTCAGCGCCGAACGTCCGGTCGGCAGCAGCGCCAACGTCGACTTCACTGCCCGTTCGGTCAATACCGGGCTGGACTCGGCCCTGGTCGACGAGATGCTGTCGAGCATGAGCCGCAGCGCCGAGAAGGGTGGTTCGGTCTCCCTGCTGGCCGCTCGCGACTTCGACACCCCGAGCCGCGTCAGCCTGAGCCAGGACGGCAGCGGCAACCCGGTGCTCAACGTCGGCGAAGACCTCGATCGTGCCTGGTCCAGCGTCGGCCGTGCCCTGGAACAGGGGCAATGGCGGGTTGAAGACATTAACCGCAGCCTGGGTCTGTACTACATCAACCTGGCGGAAAAGGCCGAGCGCAAGAACGAAGAGCCTGGCTTCTTCGGCAAGCTGTTCGGCAGCAAACCGGCCAAGGAAGAAATCGAAGCCCGTGCCGAGCGTTATCAGGTTCGCCTGAGCAAGGTCGGCGACAGTGTGCAGGTCACCGTCGAGAAAGACATCAACACCGTTGCGCCGGCTGATGTGGCGCGCCGTGTGCTGGGTGTGATTCAGGACAACCTGGGCTGA
- a CDS encoding MBL fold metallo-hydrolase has product MRFAVLGSGSQGNGTLIASGDTCVLVDCGFSLRETERRLARLGMHPAQLSAILVTHEHADHVHGVGLLSRRYNLPVYLSRGTLRGMRKPVEPAGFVAGGETLRIGALDIDVVAVAHDALEPTQYVFSDGERRFGLLTDLGSYCSTVMDSYSGLDALMIEANHCRDLLARGHYPYFLKQRVGGEEGHLNNHQAANLVAELGWQGLQHLVLAHLSSKNNLPQLARQCFVDTLGCDPDWLQLADQDSGLDWRHIAGPNNLTSGAHHGKT; this is encoded by the coding sequence ATGCGTTTTGCCGTTCTCGGCAGTGGTAGCCAAGGGAACGGCACACTGATAGCCAGTGGCGACACCTGTGTACTGGTCGATTGTGGTTTCTCCTTGCGGGAAACCGAGCGGCGCCTGGCGCGCCTGGGTATGCACCCGGCGCAACTGAGCGCGATCCTGGTGACCCACGAACATGCCGACCATGTGCATGGCGTGGGTTTGCTGTCTCGGCGCTACAATCTACCGGTGTACCTCAGTCGCGGTACCTTGCGCGGGATGCGCAAACCTGTCGAACCGGCAGGGTTCGTGGCAGGAGGTGAAACCTTGCGCATCGGCGCGCTGGACATCGACGTCGTTGCCGTGGCCCACGATGCCCTGGAACCGACGCAGTACGTGTTCAGCGATGGTGAACGGCGTTTCGGCCTGCTGACCGACCTGGGGTCGTACTGCTCGACCGTCATGGACAGCTACAGTGGCCTCGATGCATTGATGATCGAAGCCAATCATTGCCGCGACCTGCTGGCACGGGGGCATTACCCGTACTTTCTCAAGCAGCGGGTTGGCGGTGAAGAAGGACATCTGAACAACCACCAGGCCGCAAACCTGGTGGCCGAGCTGGGCTGGCAGGGCTTGCAACACCTGGTGCTGGCCCACCTGAGCAGCAAGAACAACCTGCCGCAGCTGGCCCGGCAATGTTTTGTCGACACCCTCGGGTGCGACCCGGACTGGCTGCAACTGGCCGATCAAGATTCAGGGCTCGACTGGCGACACATCGCCGGGCCCAACAACTTAACAAGCGGAGCCCATCATGGAAAAACGTGA